A portion of the Drosophila innubila isolate TH190305 chromosome 3L unlocalized genomic scaffold, UK_Dinn_1.0 0_D_3L, whole genome shotgun sequence genome contains these proteins:
- the LOC117788342 gene encoding uncharacterized protein LOC117788342 — protein sequence MSQPHQQHEQLQRRRRRCRQPVEPCECLRPVIRVFGLLTSFVICGVGVDVYMHGYQAGLYILFSALLVLFIEIKWLITIFLHLQCGDDNYHNSSCLDCWRLSMLLGGWRPAPIYVAMGVALIILPHNLWLSYVAGMLLLLLALLRLCTLLRFSEGASHFKDEGLLPQCDFEKVSSFVDSVEDDIAEVSVTHPDDEEAAIDDDVC from the exons ATGAGCCAACCGCATCAACAACATGAGCAATTGCAACGACGTCGTCGACGTTGCCGCCAGCCGGTCGAGCCTTGCGAGTGTTTACGTCCTGTGATAAGAGTTTTTGGTCTGCTGACTTCATTCg TTATCTGTGGAGTGGGCGTGGATGTTTATATGCATGGCTATCAGGCGGGACTTTATATACT TTTTTCAGCTCTGCTGGTACTGTTCATTGAGATAAAATGGCTGATAACCATATTTCTGCATCTCCAATGTGGCGA cgATAATTACCACAACTCCTCCTGCCTGGACTGCTGGCGTTTGTCAATGTTGTTGGGCGGTTGGCGACCGGCGCCCATATATGTCGCCATGGGCGTGGCTCTGATAATACTCCCCCACAATCTTTGGCTCAGCTATGTCGCTGGCatgttgctcctgctcctggcATTGCTGCGTCTTTGCACACTACTCCGATTCAGTGAAGGAGCCAGTCACTTCAAGGACGAGGGTCTGTTGCCACAATGCGATTTTGAAAA GGTCTCCAGTTTTGTGGACAGCGTGGAAGATGATATTGCTGAGGTCAGCGTAACGCATCCGGACGACGAGGAAGCTGCCATTGACGATGATGTTTGCTAA
- the LOC117789120 gene encoding peroxiredoxin 1-like, with protein sequence MFLLRKPAPEFSSVAVTSVNGFRTMTLHEYRGRYVILLFYPADFSFVCPTELQAFSDRAQEFRNVGCEIIACSTDSHFAHCVWIMQPRKQGGLGDMDIPLLADKSMKIARDYNMLDETTGLAHRGMYIIDRVGIVRHISVNDLGVGRSVEEALRLVQAFQFTDEFGEVCPVNWRPGAKTMKPDNAGKAEYFKFAS encoded by the coding sequence ATGTTTTTACTACGGAAACCAGCACCAGAATTTAGTTCCGTTGCGGTGACATCCGTCAATGGATTCAGGACGATGACACTACACGAGTATCGCGGCAGATATGTGATTTTGCTCTTTTATCCGGCGGACTTCTCATTTGTCTGTCCAACGGAACTGCAAGCGTTCAGCGATCGCGCCCAGGAGTTTCGCAATGTGGGCTGTGAGATTATTGCCTGTTCGACGGACAGTCATTTTGCTCACTGCGTCTGGATCATGCAGCCCCGCAAGCAGGGCGGACTCGGTGACATGGATATACCCCTATTAGCGGATAAGTCCATGAAGATTGCTCGGGACTACAACATGCTAGACGAGACCACAGGCCTCGCCCACCGTGGCATGTATATTATCGACCGTGTTGGTATTGTACGGCATATATCCGTTAACGACCTGGGCGTGGGACGCAGTGTGGAAGAGGCTCTGCGTCTGGTGCAGGCCTTTCAATTTACCGACGAGTTCGGTGAGGTCTGTCCGGTTAATTGGCGGCCAGGTGCAAAGACCATGAAACCGGACAATGCTGGCAAAGCCGAATACTTTAAGTTTGCCAgttaa
- the LOC117789116 gene encoding glycogen-binding subunit 76A, with the protein MNEPGDIPLTHTGTPDSRPPCSIISIIPNIGMSSCRGRAEAFARSLSSKLRTLGTQANEEGANAEDEPIINGTNTNTWVNAHESEQTVTDLQPLRHESDSFFDFDCELESPGSPAEECEYLRLIETASNTPHNSTAESGYACASAASSHSSTDGPYFDAAAGSSSSTSNVPDEILVTAQPQTHRGKLSPVELKASSNVLQLNGNHEFLTNGEQVQKEQEQEQVQVQQEFEVKQKEKDCENETLLQEQILSELQQHSDSLKSTGEEQMEQLPAEEPAMVNGHMDQAEEQLLQLEDDAIEIASKLAQEKEEKKEEQEEQQPQENGTDEVDKCTESHLMVNVNVAQQEQAKQDVAEAVSSQEKTSHSHGMDTTDDEDDCRPQRVRRCSSLKTGKTPPGTPGRKKIVRFADVLGLDLADIKTFLDEIPTIPKSAFEDLEILESEPPMLLGPKSDKLLMPLFQQPGGLATFLDAVREKQVSLENAAVTDSINQTISGSVRVRNLDFHKSVHVRYSLDGWRSYADLQANYVENSCDGFSDKFTFVLFGNSLHVGQRLEFAVRFQCKGQQFWDNNYGANYCFQCLPTSNHTASPASVVTGAVPAHHASSLVGLLSPTAGDAWCSSFY; encoded by the exons ATGAACGAACCCGGCGACATACCATtgacacacacaggcacaccgGACAGCAGGCCTCCCTGCAGCATTATCTCAATCATACCAAACATAGGGATGTCATCATGCCGTGGACGTGCCGAGGCATTTGCGCGAAGTTTGTCCTCCAAGCTGCGCACCCTGGGAACCCAG GCCAACGAGGAGGGCGCCAATGCAGAGGATGAGCCGATTATAAACGGCACAAATACCAACACTTGGGTGAATGCACACGAGTCCGAACAGACTGTCACAGATTTGCAACCGCTACGCCATGAGTCGGACTCATTTTTCGACTTTGACTGCGAGCTGGAATCACCGGGCAGTCCGGCGGAGGAGTGCGAGTACCTGCGTCTCATAGAAACCGCCTCGAATACACCACACAACTCCACGGCCGAGTCGGGCTATGCCTGCGCCTCGGCGGCGAGCAGTCACAGCAGCACCGACGGTCCCTACTTTGATGCCGCCGCcgggagcagcagcagcaccagcaacgTTCCAGATGAGATTCTGGTCACCGCACAGCCGCAGACGCATCGTGGCAAGTTGTCGCCAGTGGAACTGAAGGCGTCTTCGAATGTGTTGCAATTGAATGGAAATCACGAGTTCCTCACGAACGGTGAGCAGGTGCAAaaggaacaggagcaggaacaggTGCAGGTGCAGCAGGAGTTTGAAGTTaagcaaaaggaaaaggaCTGCGAGAATGAGACGCTTCTGCAGGAGCAAATACTCAGCGAGCTGCAACAGCACAGCGACAGCTTGAAGAGCACAGGTGAGGAGCAGATGGAGCAGCTGCCAGCTGAGGAGCCAGCCATGGTTAATGGACACATGGATCAAGCGGAAGAGCAGCTGCTACAGCTTGAGGATGACGCAATAGAGATTGCATCTAAGCTAGCACAGGAAAAGGAGGAAAAGAAGGAGGAACAGGAGGAACAGCAACCACAAGAGAACGGAACAGATGAGGTGGACAAATGCACTGAGAGCCATCTAAtggtaaatgtaaatgtagcACAACAGGAGCAGGCCAAACAGGATGTTGCGGAGGCGGTGAGCAGCCAGGAGAAAACCAGTCACAGTCATGGCATGGACACAACTGACGACGAGGACGACTGTCGACCACAGCGTGTGCGACGCTGTTCCTCACTGAAAACGGGCAAAACTCCACCTGGCACGCCAGGAAGAAAGAAGATTGTGCGATTTGCCGATGTGCTGGGATTGGATTTGGCCGATATAAAGACCTTTCTGGATGAGATACCAACCATACCGAAGTCAGCGTTCGAGGATCTTGAAATACTCGAGTCCGAGCCACCGATGCTGCTTGGCCCGAAGTCAGACAAGCTGTTGATGCCGCTGTTCCAACAGCCGGGCGGACTGGCCACATTCCTCGATGCGGTGCGCGAGAAGCAGGTATCGCTGGAGAATGCCGCTGTCACCGATAGCATCAATCAGACCATTTCCGGTTCGGTGCGAGTGCGTAATCTGGACTTTCATAAATCGGTGCATGTGCGCTACTCGCTGGACGGTTGGCGCAGCTATGCGGATCTGCAGGCCAACTATGTGGAGAACTCCTGCGATGGCTTCTCCGATAAGTTCACATTTGTACTATTCGGCAACTCGCTGCATGTGGGTCAACGTCTGGAGTTTGCCGTACGCTTTCAATGCAAGGGTCAACAATTTTGGGATAACAATTATGGCGCCAACTACTGCTTCCAATGCTTGCCCACCTCGAATCACACGGCATCGCCGGCGTCTGTGGTGACTGGCGCCGTGCCGGCTCACCATGCCAGCAGCTTGGTCGGCCTGCTAAGCCCCACAGCGGGCGATGCCTGGTGCAGTTCGTTCTACTAA